The Lepeophtheirus salmonis chromosome 1, UVic_Lsal_1.4, whole genome shotgun sequence genome has a segment encoding these proteins:
- the LOC121113876 gene encoding sialin-like isoform X3, with the protein MGHECPSSGNLSFGPLISATLNYEEKYFNVGPKFDWSEEQKNLILGSFFYGYVLTQIPGGYLAEKYGGKWLFGLGTLSTAILTILTPLAASLGITALVVLRIIEGLAEGVTFPVMHALISKWIHKNERSKLGTIIWTGANFGTIISLPISGLLSNSFGWPWAFYSFGIIGIIWFIFWALFTSNSPETHYKISPSEVIYLASSSSHSNGGQNTKFPPLRKILTSPPFIAIIIAHFGQNWGNYTFLTELPTYLSSIQHFSLDKNGFLSALPFLLMWIMAINFGSISDYLIVNNKLSVGATRKLMNSIGTYGAAINLIILSFAGCNYILAICCMCLSVGLSGAGFSGYQVNMLDLSSNYAGTLMGISNSIGNTCGFLVTTTVGLIINNNPTLSAWRTVFLINMGIYVVTNSIYLIFSSGKEQSWNTI; encoded by the exons GGTCCTAAGTTTGATTGGtcagaagaacaaaaaaatttgattcttggatcatttttttatggatatgtCTTAACTCAAATCCCAGGAGGATATTTAGCTGAAAAATATGGAGGAAAATGGCTCTTTGGCTTAGGCACACTGTCAACAGctattttaaccattttaacTCCATTGGCGGCTTCATTAGGCATTACAGCTCTTGTGGTTTTAAGGATTATTGAAGGATTAGCTGAA gGTGTTACTTTTCCCGTTATGCACGCCTTGATATCTAAATGGATCCATAAAAATGAGAGATCTAAACTTGGAACAATTATTTGGACAG GAGCTAATTTTGGAACTATAATTTCTTTACCCATTAGTGGTCTACTCTCTAATTCATTTGGTTGGCCATGGGCTTTCTATAGCTTTGGAATAATAGGCattatttggtttattttttgggCTCTGTTTACCTCTAATAGTCCTGAAACCCATTATAAAATATCCCCTTCTGAAGTGATATATTTAGCATCAAGTTCGAGCCACAGCAATGGTGGGCAGAATACTAAATTCCCGCCGTTAAGAAAAATTCTTACATCTCCGCCATTCATAGCTATTATCATTGCCCACTTTGGTCAAAATTGGGGCAACTACACCTTTCTTACAGAGTTACCGACTTATTTAAGTAGTATTCAGCACTTCTCCTTGGATAAG AACGGGTTTTTATCTGCGCTACCCTTTCTACTTATGTGGATTATGGCCATTAATTTTGGTAGTATCTCAGATTACCTCATCGTCAACAACAAATTGAGCGTTGGGGCAACAAGAAAGCTTATGAACTCTATTGGAACTTATGGTGCGGCcatcaatttaattattctttcctTTGCAGGGTGCAATTACATTTTAGCTATATGTTGCATGTGCTTGTCGGTCGGGCTTAGTGGAGCCGGTTTCTCTGGCTATCAAGTTAACATGCTAGACTTGTCCTCCAATTACGCGGGAACATTGATGGGGATCTCTAATTCGATTGGAAACACTTGTGGCTTTCTTGTCACTACGACAGTAGGACTAATAATCAATAACAAC CCAACCTTGTCAGCCTGGAGAACAGTTTTTCTTATCAACATGGGAATATATGTCGTGACTAATTCAATCTACCTAATATTTTCAAGCGGCAAAGAACAAAGTTGGAACACAATTTAA